In a genomic window of Pararhizobium gei:
- a CDS encoding ABC transporter ATP-binding protein, with translation MPGPQIVPSPAAETANAVRVRGLSRRFGSRDVLQNLNVDIAAGEFVALLGASGCGKSTLLRILADLDREFTGDVEVPHRRAVAFQAPRLLPWKTVWRNVVLGLPGGVDRARALEALEEVGIGHRADQWPKVLSGGEAQRASLARALVREPDLLLLDEPFAALDALTRIKAQELVGELWQRHRCAVLLVTHDVEEAILLSDRVLVMKDGVIAHEEVIDLPRQRDVADPAFAKIRGNLLDWLGVRHGMHGNS, from the coding sequence ATGCCCGGGCCGCAGATCGTGCCGTCACCCGCAGCGGAAACTGCGAACGCGGTGCGGGTTCGAGGGCTGTCGCGCCGCTTCGGCTCGCGCGATGTTCTGCAGAACCTCAACGTCGATATCGCAGCCGGCGAATTCGTCGCACTGCTCGGGGCAAGCGGCTGCGGCAAGAGCACGCTGCTGCGCATCCTTGCCGATCTCGACCGCGAATTCACGGGTGACGTGGAGGTGCCCCATCGCCGCGCCGTCGCCTTCCAGGCGCCGCGCCTGCTGCCGTGGAAAACTGTCTGGCGCAATGTCGTGCTCGGGCTTCCGGGCGGTGTCGATCGCGCCCGAGCGCTGGAAGCGCTGGAAGAAGTCGGCATCGGCCATCGCGCCGACCAGTGGCCGAAGGTTCTTTCTGGGGGCGAGGCGCAGCGGGCGTCGCTGGCGCGGGCGCTGGTTCGCGAGCCTGATCTGTTGCTGCTCGACGAGCCCTTCGCTGCACTCGATGCGCTGACGCGGATCAAGGCTCAGGAACTCGTCGGCGAACTCTGGCAGCGCCACAGATGCGCCGTGCTTCTTGTCACCCACGATGTCGAGGAGGCAATATTGTTGTCCGATCGTGTGCTTGTGATGAAGGACGGCGTTATCGCCCACGAGGAGGTCATCGATTTGCCACGCCAGCGCGATGTCGCCGATCCCGCTTTTGCGAAAATCCGTGGCAATCTGCTGGATTGGCTCGGGGTACGCCACGGAATGCATGGGAATTCCTGA
- a CDS encoding FAD-binding protein has protein sequence MSVSSSADTLHLEADVLIIGGGLAGTWAAAAARRAGAAVILADKGYCGTSGVTATAGPGHWWIPPDPPELRENAIRNRQKTGFGINDPTWMARVLAKTWESLPTLHGFYDFSKDETGATRYRELRGPEYMRALRKMIDSLGVTVLDHCPALELLQRPDGSVSGARGIRRQKGGAWQVNAGAVVLATGGTSFLSHLLGSHTNTGDGYLMAAEAGAELSGMEFTNYYTVALAGSNMTRSMSYAFATYYDEDGNRLPIPPGPDIIRPLAAAMLKGKVFCDLSRTPEDIRAKVPIISPNFMLPFRRWGIDPYRDKFEVTMHGEGTVRGIGGLRIVSEECGTSVPGLYAAGDAATRELVAGAISGGGNVNSAWAVSSGQWAAEGATRFAARQRGRDAGRPIGQAGLRPVSQHAVDLRATLSVVQNEMLSYDKNIFRTGEKLKRSGEMLDDIWNIFQAHALGSGADVLRTRETAAMLATARWSAASALARDESRGMHQRDDRPQTDARLEHRILVGGLGKVWTSRDRGKLLELAS, from the coding sequence ATGAGCGTTTCAAGCAGCGCGGATACCCTTCATCTTGAAGCCGATGTCCTGATCATCGGCGGCGGCCTCGCCGGAACATGGGCGGCAGCCGCGGCACGCCGGGCCGGGGCTGCCGTCATTCTCGCCGACAAGGGCTATTGCGGAACGAGCGGCGTCACTGCAACTGCCGGACCCGGCCATTGGTGGATCCCGCCCGATCCGCCGGAACTGCGGGAAAACGCCATCCGCAACCGCCAGAAGACCGGGTTCGGGATCAACGACCCGACATGGATGGCGCGCGTTCTGGCGAAGACCTGGGAAAGCCTGCCGACACTGCACGGCTTCTACGATTTTTCCAAGGACGAGACAGGCGCGACCCGTTACCGCGAACTGCGCGGGCCGGAATATATGCGGGCGCTGCGCAAGATGATCGACAGCCTTGGCGTCACGGTTCTCGATCACTGTCCAGCGCTCGAGCTCCTTCAGCGTCCGGATGGTTCGGTCAGCGGTGCGCGTGGCATCCGGCGCCAGAAGGGCGGCGCGTGGCAGGTCAATGCCGGCGCGGTGGTGCTGGCCACGGGCGGCACCTCGTTTCTCTCGCACCTGCTCGGCTCCCACACCAATACCGGCGATGGCTACCTGATGGCGGCGGAAGCAGGGGCCGAACTCTCCGGCATGGAGTTCACCAATTACTATACGGTCGCCCTTGCCGGCAGCAACATGACACGCTCGATGTCCTATGCTTTCGCCACCTATTACGACGAGGACGGCAACAGGTTGCCGATCCCGCCGGGACCCGACATCATCCGGCCGCTGGCCGCGGCCATGCTCAAGGGCAAGGTGTTCTGCGATCTTAGCCGCACGCCGGAAGACATCCGCGCCAAGGTGCCGATCATCTCGCCCAATTTCATGCTGCCCTTCCGCCGCTGGGGTATCGATCCCTACCGCGACAAGTTCGAAGTGACGATGCATGGCGAAGGCACGGTGCGTGGTATCGGCGGTTTGCGCATCGTCTCCGAGGAATGTGGTACCTCCGTTCCCGGCCTTTATGCGGCAGGTGACGCGGCGACACGCGAGCTTGTCGCCGGCGCGATCTCCGGCGGCGGCAACGTCAATTCCGCCTGGGCGGTATCGTCAGGACAATGGGCCGCCGAGGGCGCCACGCGCTTTGCCGCCCGCCAGCGCGGTCGGGATGCGGGACGTCCAATCGGGCAGGCCGGCTTACGTCCGGTCTCGCAGCATGCGGTGGACCTGCGGGCAACGTTGTCGGTCGTCCAGAATGAAATGCTCTCCTACGACAAGAACATTTTTCGTACCGGTGAAAAGCTGAAACGGTCTGGAGAGATGCTGGACGATATCTGGAACATCTTCCAGGCCCATGCGCTCGGCAGCGGCGCCGACGTGTTACGCACGCGCGAGACCGCCGCGATGCTGGCCACCGCGCGCTGGTCGGCGGCTTCTGCCCTCGCCCGCGACGAAAGCCGCGGCATGCACCAGCGCGACGACCGGCCACAGACGGATGCGCGTCTGGAGCATCGCATTCTCGTCGGTGGACTGGGCAAGGTCTGGACCTCCAGGGACCGCGGCAAGCTGCTGGAGCTTGCATCATGA
- a CDS encoding 4Fe-4S binding protein has translation MIELLLEDRCTACNKCVEICPTNVLAIVPNQIPEIARQEDCETCFMCELYCPHDAIYVGPDCEKPQPVDKAAIRASGLLGEFRRNHGWDEWAGDPRFTNEHWQMENVFLRARDLATHTTT, from the coding sequence ATGATCGAACTCCTCCTCGAAGACCGATGCACCGCCTGCAACAAGTGCGTCGAAATCTGCCCGACCAACGTGCTTGCGATCGTTCCCAATCAGATTCCTGAGATCGCCCGGCAGGAGGATTGCGAGACCTGCTTCATGTGCGAGCTCTACTGCCCACACGACGCCATCTATGTCGGGCCGGATTGCGAGAAGCCGCAGCCGGTTGACAAGGCGGCGATCCGCGCCTCCGGTCTGCTCGGCGAGTTCCGCCGCAACCATGGCTGGGACGAGTGGGCCGGCGATCCGCGCTTTACCAACGAGCACTGGCAGATGGAAAACGTGTTTCTGCGGGCGCGCGATCTGGCCACCCATACAACGACCTAA
- a CDS encoding aldehyde dehydrogenase family protein — translation MFNNLIAGEWIAGADAIENINPSNTNEVVGLYARASLDDTKTAIAAAKAAFPAWSRSGILERHAILKKTADEILARKDELGKLLAREEGKTLPEAIGETIRAAQIFDFFAGEALRLAGEVLPSVRPNIGVEITREPIGVIGIITPWNFPIAIPAWKIAPALCYGNTVVFKPAELVPGCSWAIVDILHRAGLPKGVLNLVMGKGSVVGQAMLDSADLAGITFTGSTGTGKRVAAASIEHNRKFQLEMGGKNPMVVLDDADLTVAVEAAANSGFFSTGQRCTASSRLIVTEGIHDKFVAALTEKLKTLVVDDALKAGTHIGPVVDERQLATDTDYIAIGKQEGAKLAFGGETITRDNPGFFLQPTLFTEATNQMRISREEIFGPVASVIRVKDYDEALSVANDTPFGLSAGIATTSLKHATHFKRNSEAGMVMVNLPTAGVDFHVPFGGRKASSFGSREQGKYAAEFFTVVKTAYTLA, via the coding sequence ATGTTCAACAATCTTATCGCCGGCGAATGGATTGCGGGCGCGGACGCCATCGAAAACATCAATCCCTCGAACACGAATGAGGTGGTGGGACTCTACGCGCGGGCAAGCCTCGACGACACCAAGACGGCAATCGCCGCCGCCAAGGCGGCATTTCCCGCCTGGTCGCGTTCGGGCATTCTCGAACGCCATGCGATCCTGAAGAAGACGGCGGATGAAATTCTCGCCCGCAAGGACGAACTCGGCAAGCTGCTCGCCCGCGAGGAAGGCAAGACGCTTCCCGAGGCGATTGGCGAGACGATCCGTGCCGCCCAGATCTTCGATTTCTTTGCAGGGGAAGCCTTGCGTCTGGCCGGTGAAGTCCTGCCGTCGGTTCGTCCGAACATCGGCGTCGAGATCACCCGCGAGCCGATCGGCGTTATCGGCATCATCACCCCATGGAACTTCCCGATCGCCATCCCGGCCTGGAAGATCGCCCCGGCGCTCTGCTACGGCAACACCGTCGTCTTCAAGCCGGCCGAACTCGTGCCCGGCTGCTCCTGGGCCATCGTCGATATCCTCCACCGCGCCGGCCTGCCGAAGGGTGTGCTGAACCTCGTCATGGGCAAGGGTTCGGTCGTCGGCCAGGCCATGCTCGACAGCGCCGATCTCGCCGGTATCACCTTCACCGGCTCGACCGGTACGGGCAAGCGGGTCGCTGCGGCCTCCATCGAGCATAACCGCAAGTTCCAGCTGGAAATGGGCGGCAAGAACCCGATGGTCGTGCTCGATGATGCCGATCTCACCGTCGCCGTTGAAGCCGCTGCAAATTCGGGCTTCTTCTCGACCGGCCAGCGCTGCACGGCGTCCTCGCGCCTGATCGTCACCGAAGGCATCCACGACAAGTTCGTTGCGGCCTTGACCGAAAAGCTGAAGACCCTTGTCGTCGATGACGCGCTGAAGGCCGGCACCCATATCGGTCCCGTCGTTGATGAGCGCCAGCTGGCAACCGATACGGACTATATCGCGATCGGCAAGCAGGAGGGCGCCAAGCTTGCCTTCGGCGGCGAAACGATCACCCGCGACAATCCGGGCTTCTTCCTCCAGCCGACCCTGTTCACGGAGGCCACCAACCAGATGCGGATTTCGCGCGAGGAAATCTTCGGCCCGGTCGCATCCGTGATCCGCGTCAAGGATTACGACGAGGCGCTCAGCGTTGCCAACGACACGCCGTTCGGTCTGTCGGCCGGCATCGCCACGACCAGCCTGAAGCATGCGACGCATTTCAAGCGCAATTCGGAAGCCGGCATGGTGATGGTCAACCTGCCGACGGCCGGTGTCGATTTCCACGTGCCGTTCGGCGGCCGCAAGGCCTCCTCCTTCGGCTCACGCGAGCAGGGCAAATATGCAGCCGAATTCTTCACCGTGGTGAAGACGGCTTACACACTGGCGTAG
- a CDS encoding 2-hydroxyacid dehydrogenase produces the protein MHKDITILQAAHLPEKTERELSEAFDILHFPNDHDEGARLLAEHGPKIRGIAVRHAHIDKEMLDMMPALEIISSYSAGLDGIDVEAAQARGIAVHNTSKILAEDVADLAVALAISVTRGTVRGHDFVRDGNWENGGTFPIGRSLRSLKTGIIGLGHIGSAVAKRLQAMGVTIAYQGPRKKPVDLAYFVTAVELAQWADLLIVTCPAMPETIGLIDQQVLDALGPDGFLVNISRGTIVNEAALIATLARNGIAGAGLDVFEKEPHVPEALRNDPRIVLSPHMGSGTRETRQQMGDRLVEALIEHFASQ, from the coding sequence ATGCACAAAGACATCACAATTCTTCAGGCCGCGCATCTCCCGGAGAAGACCGAGCGGGAACTGAGCGAGGCCTTCGATATCCTGCATTTTCCAAATGACCATGACGAAGGCGCACGGTTGCTTGCTGAGCATGGGCCGAAAATCCGCGGCATCGCCGTGCGCCACGCCCATATCGATAAGGAGATGCTCGACATGATGCCTGCGCTGGAAATCATTTCCAGCTACAGTGCCGGGCTTGACGGCATCGACGTCGAGGCGGCTCAGGCGAGGGGAATCGCGGTTCACAATACCTCGAAAATCCTTGCAGAAGACGTGGCCGATCTTGCCGTTGCGCTTGCGATCTCCGTGACGCGCGGCACTGTTCGCGGCCATGATTTCGTGCGGGACGGCAATTGGGAGAATGGCGGTACATTTCCGATCGGTCGTTCGCTGCGATCCCTCAAAACCGGCATCATCGGTCTTGGTCATATTGGCTCCGCCGTCGCCAAACGGCTACAGGCCATGGGAGTGACCATCGCCTATCAAGGCCCGCGGAAGAAGCCGGTGGATCTTGCCTATTTCGTCACCGCCGTAGAGCTCGCCCAATGGGCCGACCTGCTTATCGTGACCTGTCCGGCCATGCCGGAAACAATCGGTCTGATAGACCAGCAGGTTCTGGACGCGCTCGGCCCGGATGGGTTTCTCGTCAACATTTCCCGTGGCACCATTGTCAACGAGGCGGCGTTGATTGCGACATTGGCACGCAATGGCATTGCCGGCGCGGGCCTTGATGTCTTCGAGAAGGAGCCGCACGTGCCCGAAGCACTGAGAAACGATCCTCGTATCGTGCTCTCGCCGCATATGGGAAGCGGCACGCGGGAAACGCGACAGCAGATGGGCGACCGGTTGGTTGAAGCTTTAATCGAACATTTTGCCAGTCAATAA